A genome region from Nocardia sp. NBC_01730 includes the following:
- a CDS encoding C-terminal binding protein has protein sequence MTEDQSSTVLLTDRAWPDDSVERAVIESAGFRLVSGPPEPAPAAAIEALVAQHRPAAILTCWAPVSAAAIADAPALRVVARMGVGLDNIAVAAATDHGVLVTNVPDYCVEEVSDHAVGLVLAWTRGLVVADRAVRAGRWDPAGARPRRLSSLTCGVVGFGRIGRASAAKLRALGARVVVSDPSATDTGAVPVVEFDELLADSDVVVLHAPLTGVTRHLIGARELALMRPGALLVNVSRGGLVDTEALVAALRAGHLGGAGLDVLEEEPSVPAELLEHPGVVITPHIAFSSDASVVELRRSAAEEVVRVLRGETPRYSCNQPSTIRHGVSL, from the coding sequence ATGACCGAGGACCAGAGCAGCACGGTGCTGCTCACCGATCGAGCGTGGCCCGACGACAGCGTAGAACGCGCGGTAATCGAATCCGCCGGTTTCCGGCTCGTCAGCGGACCGCCGGAACCGGCGCCCGCCGCTGCGATCGAAGCGCTTGTAGCACAGCATCGGCCGGCGGCGATACTCACGTGCTGGGCGCCGGTGTCGGCTGCCGCCATCGCCGACGCCCCGGCGCTTCGGGTCGTCGCCCGCATGGGCGTCGGTCTCGACAACATCGCGGTAGCCGCCGCGACCGACCACGGTGTGCTGGTGACCAACGTTCCCGACTATTGCGTCGAGGAGGTGTCCGATCATGCGGTCGGGCTGGTGCTGGCCTGGACGCGAGGGCTGGTCGTCGCCGACCGTGCGGTGCGGGCCGGGCGCTGGGACCCGGCCGGTGCCCGGCCGCGTCGGCTGTCTTCTCTGACCTGCGGTGTGGTCGGGTTCGGGCGAATCGGCAGAGCGAGCGCGGCGAAGCTTCGCGCGCTGGGCGCCCGCGTCGTGGTCAGCGATCCTTCTGCCACGGATACGGGCGCCGTGCCGGTCGTCGAGTTCGACGAACTCCTCGCCGACAGCGACGTCGTGGTGTTGCACGCGCCGCTGACCGGCGTGACGCGCCACCTCATCGGTGCCCGCGAACTGGCACTCATGCGGCCCGGGGCGCTGCTGGTCAACGTCAGCCGCGGCGGCTTGGTCGACACCGAAGCCCTCGTTGCCGCACTGCGGGCCGGCCACCTCGGCGGCGCCGGCCTGGACGTGCTCGAAGAGGAACCTTCGGTGCCCGCTGAACTGCTGGAGCACCCCGGCGTGGTGATCACCCCGCACATCGCGTTCTCCTCGGACGCCTCGGTCGTCGAACTCCGCCGCAGCGCAGCGGAGGAAGTCGTCCGGGTGTTGCGCGGCGAAACACCGCGTTATTCCTGTAATCAACCTTCAACAATCCGGCATGGAGTGTCTTTATGA
- the eno gene encoding phosphopyruvate hydratase — MSAISSVRGRQVLDSRGRPTVEVEVVLRDGDVARASVPSGASTGTHEAHELRDGDEAFFNGLGVLSAVEHVNGEIAAALRGHDVMDQRGCDSLLREVDGTPGLSRLGANAVLGTSLAICRASAKVSGQPLYRRIAELAGVAEPALPMPMVNILSGGLHAGRGMDVQDFLAVPIAATSMLEAIRLTARVRDAATVVCAERGLPTLLADEGGLSPGCRTGRDALELLMASIERAELEPGVDVAIAIDVAAASLYDGTTGDYHLRREGRRVGAAEMIDIISSWVDDFPIVSIEDALDEEDWDGWHTLTARLGDRVRLIGDDLFTTNPYRLSQGIAKGCATGVLVKVNQNGTLTGTLEVVSAADAADYVSVVSARSGETEDDFLADLAVGTAAGQIKVGSVRSSERLAKYNQLIRIAEDSDLRFSPLPLPGSFPAAELTP, encoded by the coding sequence ATGAGCGCGATCAGCAGCGTGCGCGGCCGACAGGTCCTCGACTCCCGTGGACGACCCACGGTCGAGGTCGAGGTGGTCCTCCGAGACGGCGATGTCGCCCGCGCCTCGGTGCCGTCCGGTGCGTCCACCGGCACGCACGAAGCGCATGAGCTTCGTGATGGTGACGAAGCGTTCTTCAACGGCCTAGGCGTGCTGTCCGCGGTGGAACATGTCAACGGAGAGATCGCCGCCGCGCTGCGCGGGCACGACGTGATGGACCAGCGGGGTTGCGACTCCCTGCTGCGCGAAGTCGACGGCACGCCCGGGCTGTCCCGGCTCGGCGCCAACGCCGTACTCGGCACCTCACTGGCGATCTGCCGAGCATCGGCGAAGGTGTCCGGGCAGCCGCTCTACCGCCGGATCGCCGAACTCGCCGGTGTCGCCGAGCCGGCACTGCCCATGCCGATGGTGAACATCCTGTCCGGCGGATTGCATGCCGGACGCGGGATGGACGTCCAGGACTTTCTTGCCGTGCCGATCGCGGCGACCTCGATGCTGGAGGCGATCCGGCTCACCGCGCGGGTCCGCGACGCGGCGACGGTGGTGTGTGCCGAACGCGGCCTGCCGACGCTGCTCGCCGATGAAGGCGGCCTGAGCCCCGGCTGCCGCACCGGACGGGATGCACTCGAATTGCTCATGGCCTCGATCGAACGCGCCGAACTCGAACCGGGTGTGGATGTCGCCATCGCGATCGATGTCGCGGCCGCGTCCCTGTACGACGGCACGACCGGGGACTACCACTTGCGCAGGGAAGGGCGTCGGGTCGGTGCGGCGGAGATGATCGATATCATTTCGTCCTGGGTCGACGACTTCCCGATCGTGTCCATCGAGGACGCGCTGGACGAGGAAGACTGGGACGGATGGCACACGCTGACCGCGCGGCTCGGAGATCGGGTGCGGCTCATCGGCGACGACCTGTTCACGACGAACCCGTATCGCCTGTCCCAAGGGATCGCGAAGGGGTGCGCGACAGGTGTCCTCGTGAAGGTCAACCAGAATGGGACGCTCACCGGCACGCTCGAGGTTGTTTCCGCGGCCGACGCCGCCGACTACGTCTCCGTGGTGTCGGCGCGCTCCGGTGAGACCGAGGACGACTTCCTCGCTGATCTCGCGGTCGGCACCGCCGCGGGGCAGATCAAGGTCGGGTCGGTACGTTCGTCGGAACGACTGGCCAAGTACAACCAGCTGATTCGCATCGCGGAGGATAGCGACTTGCGATTCAGCCCGCTCCCCTTGCCCGGTTCGTTTCCCGCCGCCGAGTTGACCCCGTGA
- a CDS encoding phosphotransferase family protein, which translates to MTAPDPRAGVREFLRRQGLLRAEEYAELTPLTGGVSSDLWKVDLPTRTVCVKGALAQLEVAHEWLAPVSRNQVEYDWLQFAAPVCPGHVPQVIAHDAEAGLFAMEFLPPERYPVWKAELLGGHVDVAVARAVGDLVGRLHSASAADSQSALRFATDDNFDALRIEPFLRVTAEMHPDLLERFTELARTTASTHLAVAHGDVSPKNILLGPDGPVLLDAECAWFGDPAFDVAFCLNHLLIKSVKLPAHAAELRAAAQALAEEHARHIDWESPTAFGTRVTALLPALALARIDGTSPVEYLDAVQRREVRNAGRALLADPALTVDQLLDRWASAGSLPTGS; encoded by the coding sequence GTGACCGCACCAGACCCTCGCGCGGGAGTGCGCGAGTTCCTGCGCAGGCAGGGATTACTGCGCGCCGAGGAGTATGCGGAGCTGACCCCGCTGACCGGCGGAGTTTCGTCGGATCTATGGAAAGTGGACCTGCCGACCAGGACAGTGTGTGTCAAAGGAGCTCTGGCACAGCTCGAGGTCGCGCACGAGTGGCTCGCCCCCGTCTCGCGAAACCAGGTCGAGTACGACTGGCTACAGTTCGCCGCCCCGGTGTGCCCGGGTCACGTGCCGCAGGTCATCGCCCACGACGCCGAGGCGGGCTTGTTCGCGATGGAATTCCTACCGCCGGAGCGCTACCCGGTGTGGAAGGCAGAACTGCTCGGCGGGCACGTGGACGTTGCGGTCGCGCGAGCGGTCGGAGACCTCGTCGGCCGACTGCACTCGGCTAGCGCCGCTGATTCGCAGAGCGCGCTCCGATTCGCCACTGATGACAACTTCGACGCCTTGCGCATCGAGCCGTTCCTGCGGGTCACCGCAGAAATGCACCCGGATCTGCTGGAACGGTTCACCGAACTGGCCAGGACGACGGCGAGCACACACCTCGCCGTCGCGCACGGTGATGTCAGTCCGAAGAACATTCTGCTCGGTCCCGATGGCCCAGTGCTGTTGGACGCGGAGTGCGCGTGGTTCGGGGACCCGGCCTTCGACGTCGCCTTCTGCCTCAACCACCTGCTCATCAAGTCGGTCAAGCTGCCGGCTCACGCCGCCGAACTGCGCGCTGCGGCGCAAGCACTGGCCGAAGAGCACGCACGCCATATCGACTGGGAATCACCGACCGCGTTCGGCACGCGGGTGACGGCCCTGCTGCCGGCGCTCGCGCTGGCCCGCATCGATGGCACGTCCCCGGTGGAGTATCTCGATGCAGTTCAACGCCGCGAAGTCCGGAACGCCGGCCGGGCGCTGCTCGCCGATCCCGCACTGACCGTCGACCAACTGCTCGACCGGTGGGCATCGGCCGGCTCGCTCCCTACCGGCTCCTAG
- a CDS encoding fumarylacetoacetate hydrolase family protein — MTFSLATIRVDDSPTPVLSMDGRHYRIADLAPEVLAPNPAAGLMTVFAHWTDTEPVLLRAARDLTDGVLTCAEVNAPSRLEDWLTPLRYPNKVICTGANYYDHLTQDGGHTDFTKDANIPVFFLKPPTTTLVGQGRSVRYPVQSSKFDYELELAFVIGKRGRRIAVEEARDYVAGYTIGLDLSARDWQRHPKHLAKFDLFGGKAFDDSCPLGPGIVPARFLDEGNLQLRFHLNGELRQNANTKDMIWSVPELVARISEHITLEPGDVVLTGTPAGVGLSTGVWTEVGDHLVGEISGLGSLRVEIIEDCADTVA, encoded by the coding sequence ATGACATTCTCCCTCGCGACGATCCGTGTCGACGACTCGCCGACCCCAGTACTCAGCATGGATGGCAGGCATTACCGGATCGCCGACCTCGCCCCGGAAGTTCTCGCACCGAACCCCGCAGCCGGGCTGATGACGGTGTTCGCGCACTGGACAGACACCGAACCGGTTTTGCTGCGGGCTGCCCGTGACCTCACCGATGGTGTGCTGACCTGCGCCGAAGTCAACGCGCCGAGCCGACTCGAGGACTGGCTGACGCCGTTGCGCTATCCGAACAAGGTCATCTGTACCGGCGCGAACTACTACGACCACCTGACGCAGGACGGCGGCCACACCGACTTCACCAAGGACGCCAACATCCCGGTCTTCTTCCTCAAACCGCCCACCACAACCCTCGTCGGCCAGGGTAGGTCCGTGCGTTATCCCGTTCAGTCGAGCAAATTCGACTATGAACTCGAGCTGGCGTTCGTAATCGGCAAGCGCGGTCGGCGCATCGCGGTCGAAGAGGCTCGCGACTACGTCGCCGGATACACCATCGGCCTCGATCTGTCGGCGCGCGACTGGCAGCGCCATCCGAAACATCTGGCCAAGTTCGATCTGTTCGGCGGCAAGGCGTTCGACGACAGCTGTCCCCTGGGGCCCGGCATCGTGCCCGCACGGTTCCTCGACGAGGGAAACCTGCAGCTGCGGTTCCACCTCAACGGCGAACTCCGGCAGAACGCCAACACGAAAGACATGATCTGGTCAGTACCGGAACTAGTCGCCCGGATCAGCGAGCACATCACGCTTGAACCGGGAGATGTCGTGCTCACCGGCACTCCGGCTGGTGTTGGGCTGTCGACCGGCGTGTGGACCGAGGTCGGCGATCACCTCGTCGGCGAAATCTCCGGGCTGGGGTCGCTGCGTGTAGAGATCATCGAGGATTGTGCGGATACCGTTGCGTGA
- a CDS encoding GntR family transcriptional regulator, with product MILRQDGPGTTAQHALDGLRRAIVAGEFRPGQRVLQEEIAESLGVSVAPVREALRALEQEGQVVYRARRGYFITELRAGDLVEIYALRQLLEERAVRRALPTLDDDAMERIALAARDCAEAAGCGDVAAELAANRRFHFGMLESPDQPHTMRLIRLLWDSTEAYRAMYYNSPEERATTVDAHEKILDAVRRRAVDEVVAELDEHRDRALQVLTAILEAGD from the coding sequence ATGATATTGCGCCAGGACGGTCCGGGAACGACGGCCCAGCATGCCCTCGACGGGCTGCGCCGGGCGATTGTGGCGGGGGAGTTCCGCCCGGGACAGCGAGTCCTGCAGGAGGAGATCGCCGAAAGCCTGGGTGTCAGCGTGGCTCCGGTGCGGGAAGCGCTGCGCGCGCTCGAGCAGGAGGGCCAGGTGGTGTACCGGGCCCGTCGTGGCTACTTCATCACAGAGTTGCGCGCCGGAGACCTCGTGGAGATCTACGCGTTGCGACAGCTGCTGGAGGAGCGGGCAGTGCGCCGGGCACTGCCCACGTTGGACGACGATGCCATGGAGCGGATCGCGCTGGCCGCGCGCGACTGTGCCGAGGCGGCTGGGTGCGGTGACGTCGCGGCCGAGCTGGCGGCGAACCGCCGATTTCATTTCGGGATGCTGGAGTCGCCGGATCAGCCGCACACGATGCGCCTGATCCGGCTGCTCTGGGACTCCACAGAGGCGTACCGGGCGATGTACTACAACTCGCCTGAGGAGCGGGCCACCACTGTGGACGCGCATGAGAAAATTCTCGATGCCGTCCGCCGCCGTGCCGTGGACGAGGTGGTCGCCGAACTCGACGAACACCGGGACCGCGCGTTGCAGGTGCTGACGGCGATCTTGGAAGCTGGTGACTGA
- a CDS encoding acyl-CoA dehydrogenase family protein: protein MLAAAALQDFLSIDTMLSDEERDIRDTVRAFVRTRVVPAVGDWFDEGRVPRELISELGKLGVLGMHLEGYGCAGTSATAYGLACLELEAGDSGIRSMVSVQGSLAMFAIHRWGSEEQKQEWLPRMAAGEAVGCFGLTEPDSGSDPGSMRTYARRDGEDWILRGQKMWITNGSLADVAVVWARTEEGIRGFLVPKGTKGFTTVDIHKKLSLRASVTSELVFDEVRLPAAATLPEATSLRGPLSSLNEARYGIVWGAAGAARACLEAAVDYSTTRVQFGKPIASFQIQQQKLAAMALEVNRAVLLALQLGRLKDAGRLQPEQVSMGKLGNVNAALEVARTARQVLGANGITLEYPVIRHMANLESVVTYEGTADVHALVIGGALTGIQAFR from the coding sequence ATGCTCGCTGCAGCAGCCCTGCAAGATTTTCTTTCCATCGACACGATGCTCTCTGACGAGGAACGGGACATCCGTGACACGGTCCGGGCGTTTGTTCGGACCCGGGTTGTGCCCGCGGTCGGAGACTGGTTCGACGAGGGCCGAGTGCCTCGCGAACTGATCAGCGAGTTGGGCAAACTCGGTGTGCTGGGAATGCACCTGGAGGGCTATGGCTGTGCTGGGACGAGCGCGACGGCCTACGGGCTGGCCTGCCTCGAGCTCGAGGCAGGCGACAGCGGGATCCGCAGCATGGTGTCGGTCCAGGGCTCGCTGGCGATGTTCGCGATCCACCGGTGGGGATCGGAGGAGCAGAAGCAGGAGTGGCTGCCGCGAATGGCCGCCGGTGAGGCGGTCGGCTGTTTCGGACTGACCGAACCGGACTCGGGGTCGGATCCGGGATCGATGCGCACCTACGCTCGCCGTGATGGCGAAGACTGGATCCTTCGCGGGCAGAAGATGTGGATCACCAACGGCTCGCTGGCCGATGTCGCCGTGGTCTGGGCGCGCACCGAGGAGGGAATCCGGGGATTTCTGGTGCCCAAGGGCACGAAGGGCTTCACCACCGTGGACATCCACAAGAAGCTGTCGCTGCGCGCGTCGGTCACCTCGGAGCTGGTCTTCGATGAAGTGCGGCTGCCCGCTGCGGCGACGTTGCCCGAAGCGACCTCGTTGCGCGGTCCACTGTCATCACTGAACGAGGCCCGCTACGGCATTGTGTGGGGTGCGGCCGGTGCGGCGCGGGCCTGCCTGGAGGCCGCCGTGGACTACAGCACTACCCGGGTACAGTTCGGCAAGCCGATCGCGTCCTTCCAGATCCAGCAGCAGAAGCTTGCGGCGATGGCGCTGGAGGTCAACCGGGCAGTCCTGCTGGCGCTGCAACTCGGCCGGCTCAAGGACGCGGGGCGGCTGCAACCCGAGCAGGTCAGCATGGGCAAGCTGGGCAACGTCAACGCCGCACTGGAGGTTGCCCGCACCGCCCGGCAGGTGCTCGGCGCGAACGGAATCACGTTGGAGTACCCGGTCATCCGACACATGGCCAATCTCGAGTCGGTGGTTACCTACGAGGGCACCGCCGACGTGCACGCCCTGGTGATCGGGGGCGCGCTGACCGGGATCCAGGCTTTCCGGTAG
- a CDS encoding CaiB/BaiF CoA transferase family protein gives MSEALHNLRVLDFSRILAGPFATMQLADFGATVTKVERPGTGDDTRSWGPPYDERGQATYFQAVNRNKDSIVLDLTDEHDLAEARRLAAGADVVVENFRPGLMAEFGLDYDQLRSANPGLVYCSITGFGRGPGAALPGYDLLIQALGGLMSVTGGTGGEPQKVGVAVVDVIAGLFAATGILTALHHRRATGEGQRVDIDLLSCLLAALVNQASAYTSAGMVPTRMGNRHPSIAPYELLSCADGDLVLAVGNDRQFAALCDVLGAPHLPDDPRFTTNSARVQHRDLLRTELERRLASGTAAGWATALARVRVPAGTVNDIAGAFDLATGLGLDPIVELPRGDGGDVSLCRNPINLSATPATYRSAPPPLPDAKGE, from the coding sequence ATGTCCGAAGCTCTGCACAACCTGCGGGTTCTCGACTTCTCGCGGATCCTGGCCGGGCCCTTCGCAACGATGCAGCTCGCCGATTTCGGTGCCACGGTGACCAAGGTCGAACGCCCCGGCACCGGCGATGACACCCGCTCCTGGGGTCCGCCCTACGATGAGCGCGGGCAGGCGACCTACTTTCAGGCGGTCAATCGCAACAAGGACAGCATCGTCCTGGACCTGACCGACGAGCACGATCTCGCCGAGGCCCGGCGACTCGCCGCCGGCGCCGACGTGGTCGTCGAGAACTTCCGCCCCGGCCTCATGGCAGAGTTCGGGCTCGACTACGACCAGCTCCGGTCGGCCAACCCCGGGCTCGTCTACTGCTCGATCACCGGCTTCGGCCGCGGCCCCGGAGCCGCGCTCCCCGGCTATGACCTGCTGATTCAGGCACTCGGCGGGCTGATGAGCGTCACCGGCGGCACCGGCGGCGAGCCCCAGAAGGTCGGGGTCGCCGTCGTCGACGTCATAGCCGGCCTGTTCGCCGCCACCGGCATCCTGACCGCACTCCACCACCGGAGAGCTACCGGCGAGGGCCAGCGGGTCGACATCGACCTGCTGTCCTGTCTGCTCGCGGCCTTGGTCAACCAGGCCAGCGCCTACACCTCGGCTGGCATGGTGCCGACCCGGATGGGCAACCGCCATCCCAGCATCGCCCCATATGAGCTGCTTTCCTGCGCCGACGGCGACCTGGTCCTCGCCGTCGGCAACGACCGCCAGTTCGCCGCGCTGTGCGATGTGCTCGGCGCACCACACCTCCCGGACGATCCGAGGTTCACTACCAACTCCGCCCGTGTCCAGCACCGGGACCTACTGCGTACCGAACTGGAACGCCGCCTCGCCTCGGGCACGGCCGCCGGCTGGGCTACGGCGCTGGCACGGGTACGTGTCCCGGCAGGCACCGTCAACGACATCGCCGGCGCCTTCGACCTCGCGACCGGACTCGGCCTCGACCCCATCGTCGAACTCCCCCGCGGGGACGGCGGCGACGTCTCTTTGTGCCGAAACCCCATCAACCTGTCGGCGACCCCGGCCACCTACCGATCGGCACCACCACCGCTGCCCGACGCGAAGGGTGAATGA
- a CDS encoding gluconokinase, with amino-acid sequence MRSDRQPHIVVMGVTGSGKTTIARQVAGMTTAQFLDTDDLHPRSNIEKMAAGIALTDEDRAPWLEAVRDWIQSRSGRCVVACSALRRRYRDVIRNVSEPVAFVHLNGEPDTIRLRMSARSGHFMLPALLESQLALLEPLERDEFGIVVDVGAAPGEIARLAVDFLTADRKVAR; translated from the coding sequence ATGCGTAGCGATCGGCAACCCCACATCGTGGTGATGGGTGTGACAGGTTCCGGGAAGACGACGATCGCGCGGCAGGTGGCCGGCATGACGACCGCTCAGTTCCTGGATACCGACGACCTGCATCCCCGGTCGAACATCGAGAAGATGGCCGCGGGCATCGCGCTGACCGACGAGGACCGGGCACCGTGGCTCGAGGCAGTCCGCGACTGGATACAGTCGCGAAGCGGTAGGTGTGTGGTGGCGTGCTCCGCGTTGCGTCGACGCTATCGGGACGTTATCCGCAACGTTTCCGAGCCGGTTGCTTTCGTGCACCTCAACGGCGAGCCCGACACGATCCGGCTGCGGATGTCCGCCCGAAGCGGCCACTTCATGCTGCCCGCCCTGCTGGAGTCGCAACTGGCACTGCTCGAACCTCTCGAGCGCGACGAGTTCGGAATTGTCGTGGATGTCGGGGCGGCGCCTGGCGAGATCGCACGGTTGGCGGTCGACTTCTTGACGGCAGACCGAAAGGTGGCGCGATGA
- a CDS encoding SDR family oxidoreductase produces MSAHRSFDVEGKVALVTGSSRGIGYALATGLAEARAVVVLNGRDSASLERSRDEITDSTGGVVHICAFDATDSRQVAAAAKQVEADVGPVDIVVNNTGIQHRSPLLDFSDDDFRRVLDTNLFSAFCVGREFARAMVDRGRGKIVNICSVQSELGRTGIAPYAASKGGLKMLTRGMCADWGPLGLQVNAIAPGYFDTELTEALVHDDAFSAWLARRTPAGRWGRPEELVGALLFLASSAADFVNGQILYVDGGLTAVV; encoded by the coding sequence ATGAGTGCCCATCGGAGTTTCGACGTCGAGGGCAAGGTTGCCCTCGTAACCGGATCGAGCCGTGGAATCGGCTACGCATTGGCAACCGGGCTCGCCGAGGCGAGGGCGGTGGTCGTGCTCAACGGCCGTGATTCCGCGTCACTCGAGCGCAGTCGGGACGAGATCACCGACAGCACCGGTGGCGTCGTCCACATCTGCGCGTTCGATGCGACGGATTCCCGGCAGGTGGCTGCTGCGGCGAAGCAAGTCGAGGCCGACGTCGGTCCCGTGGACATTGTGGTGAACAACACCGGAATCCAGCATCGGAGCCCGCTCCTCGATTTCTCCGATGACGACTTCCGACGTGTACTGGACACCAACCTCTTCAGCGCCTTCTGCGTAGGACGCGAGTTCGCCCGCGCCATGGTCGACCGTGGACGCGGGAAGATTGTCAACATCTGCTCCGTACAGAGCGAGCTGGGCCGGACGGGTATCGCGCCGTACGCGGCGAGCAAGGGCGGTCTGAAGATGCTCACTCGCGGAATGTGCGCGGATTGGGGTCCGCTCGGGCTGCAGGTCAACGCGATCGCGCCCGGTTACTTCGACACGGAGCTGACGGAGGCACTCGTGCACGACGACGCGTTCAGTGCCTGGCTCGCCAGGCGCACTCCGGCCGGCCGATGGGGGCGTCCCGAGGAACTCGTCGGTGCGCTGCTCTTCCTCGCCTCCTCGGCGGCGGACTTCGTCAACGGCCAGATCTTGTACGTCGACGGCGGCTTGACCGCGGTCGTATGA
- a CDS encoding D-isomer specific 2-hydroxyacid dehydrogenase family protein, producing the protein MTAPSTAHRDRKQTVPNTSPPRIHLGPHRDSSLVRGIEQGGGILVPLADADAVVWARGPGTFPDNLPATVRWVQLPAAGVEPWISAGIVDDGRIWTSAAGAYARNVAEHGVLLLLAGVRALTGQVRATSWRKAEFDPRVGTLHGSTVAIIGCGGIGRAMIPLLTAFGARVLAVTRSGGPVPGAAETADATRTAEIWSRADHFVIAAPATSATAHLVDADALARMKSTAWIVNVARGSLIDTDALVRALADGSIGGAALDVTNPEPLPEGHPLWTLPNAVITPHVANPAAGLTAVLADHVTANVERFAAGKPLLATIDIERGY; encoded by the coding sequence ATGACAGCACCGTCCACAGCCCACCGAGATCGAAAGCAAACCGTGCCGAACACCAGTCCCCCTCGAATCCACCTCGGCCCCCATCGAGACTCGTCCCTTGTCCGGGGAATCGAGCAGGGCGGCGGCATCCTCGTACCGCTCGCCGACGCCGACGCGGTCGTATGGGCGCGGGGACCGGGCACGTTTCCCGACAACCTTCCCGCCACGGTGCGCTGGGTGCAGTTGCCTGCGGCCGGCGTCGAACCGTGGATCTCCGCCGGAATTGTCGATGACGGCCGCATCTGGACGTCCGCGGCCGGCGCGTACGCGCGGAATGTCGCGGAGCACGGCGTGTTGCTCCTGCTCGCCGGGGTGCGTGCACTGACCGGGCAGGTGCGCGCGACATCGTGGCGCAAGGCGGAGTTCGACCCTCGGGTCGGGACGCTGCACGGCTCGACGGTCGCCATCATCGGCTGCGGTGGTATCGGCCGGGCGATGATTCCCTTGCTCACCGCGTTCGGCGCGCGGGTACTGGCCGTGACCCGCTCCGGCGGCCCCGTGCCCGGCGCGGCCGAGACGGCCGACGCGACTCGGACGGCTGAAATCTGGTCGCGAGCAGATCATTTCGTGATCGCCGCACCCGCGACATCGGCAACGGCACACCTCGTCGACGCGGACGCCCTCGCTCGGATGAAGTCGACGGCCTGGATCGTCAATGTGGCCCGTGGCTCGCTGATCGACACCGACGCACTGGTGCGCGCGCTGGCTGACGGCTCGATCGGTGGCGCCGCCCTCGACGTGACCAATCCGGAACCGCTTCCGGAGGGTCACCCGCTCTGGACGCTGCCCAACGCGGTCATCACCCCGCACGTCGCGAATCCTGCAGCAGGTCTCACCGCGGTGCTCGCCGACCACGTGACGGCCAATGTCGAACGGTTCGCCGCGGGGAAGCCGCTGCTCGCGACCATCGACATCGAGCGTGGTTATTGA
- the nac gene encoding nitrogen assimilation transcriptional regulator NAC, protein MFSFVRIVDAGSITRAADILHIAQPALSQQMTALEAHFGQQLLIRHKQGVEPTDAGRALYRHAQIILRQVESAQAEVSVVGRELAGGVSVGLAPYSTVNAIALPLLIAVREQYPSILLHINENFGGVLSEAMMTGRMDMALLYDTGPIKGVTFERLLTEELMVVAPTGTGLPGDTGAAVSIEQLAGLPLLLPGPMHTIRKVVEQAYDHALEQARVVGEVESVTLMAQAVRKGLGATVLPLSVARRIMSVDNLELRRIEPAITVQVSLGTPTNQPLSKPAESVRELLRTVVANYIRAGTERGTQ, encoded by the coding sequence TTGTTCTCGTTCGTTCGTATCGTGGACGCTGGCAGCATCACCCGTGCCGCGGACATTCTGCACATCGCGCAGCCGGCGCTGAGCCAGCAGATGACGGCGCTCGAAGCCCACTTCGGTCAGCAACTGTTGATCCGGCACAAGCAAGGCGTGGAACCTACGGACGCGGGGCGCGCGCTGTACCGTCACGCCCAGATCATTCTGCGTCAGGTGGAGAGTGCGCAGGCGGAGGTGAGTGTCGTCGGCCGCGAGCTGGCGGGCGGTGTCTCGGTCGGGCTTGCCCCGTACAGCACGGTGAACGCGATCGCCCTGCCACTGCTCATCGCGGTGCGTGAGCAGTACCCGAGCATTCTGTTGCACATCAACGAAAATTTCGGTGGCGTGCTCAGCGAGGCGATGATGACCGGCCGGATGGATATGGCCCTGCTCTACGACACCGGTCCGATCAAAGGCGTGACCTTCGAGCGACTCCTTACCGAGGAGCTGATGGTCGTCGCCCCGACGGGTACCGGGCTCCCCGGTGACACGGGGGCCGCGGTCTCGATCGAACAGCTGGCGGGCCTGCCACTACTGCTGCCGGGCCCGATGCACACGATCCGGAAGGTCGTAGAACAGGCCTACGACCACGCCCTCGAACAGGCGCGTGTCGTCGGGGAGGTGGAGTCGGTGACATTGATGGCGCAGGCGGTGCGAAAAGGGCTGGGCGCCACCGTGTTACCGCTGTCGGTGGCGCGGCGCATCATGTCCGTCGACAACCTCGAACTGCGCCGCATCGAACCGGCGATCACGGTTCAGGTATCGCTGGGCACACCGACGAACCAGCCGCTGTCCAAACCGGCCGAGTCCGTACGCGAGCTGCTGCGCACCGTCGTCGCCAACTACATCAGAGCCGGCACAGAGCGCGGAACTCAATAA